The Pseudanabaena galeata CCNP1313 genome includes a region encoding these proteins:
- a CDS encoding cell division protein SepF, translating into MGIFTKLKDFVGLTEAQEYEYEYDEASSREYQDIYQEDNGAIAPEPEEPQARRTRERPTALRATSENMSNVIGMPGAANGLSQVMVMEPRTFEEMPQAIQALRERKSVVLNLTMMDPDQAQRAVDFVAGGTYALDGHQERIGDSIFLFAPSCVQVSSQSSVLNEAPMPQPRVVRPTAAPAPAWASEAPVSRFAQ; encoded by the coding sequence ATGGGAATTTTTACAAAGCTCAAGGATTTTGTTGGTTTGACTGAAGCCCAAGAGTACGAATATGAGTACGATGAAGCCTCAAGTCGTGAATACCAAGACATTTACCAAGAAGATAATGGCGCGATCGCTCCAGAACCTGAAGAGCCACAAGCTCGCCGCACCCGTGAACGTCCCACCGCTTTAAGAGCAACTTCTGAAAACATGAGCAATGTAATTGGTATGCCTGGTGCTGCAAATGGTCTGTCCCAAGTAATGGTGATGGAACCTCGCACTTTTGAAGAAATGCCTCAAGCCATCCAAGCTTTACGTGAACGCAAATCAGTTGTGCTTAACTTGACGATGATGGACCCCGATCAAGCTCAACGTGCAGTTGATTTTGTAGCTGGCGGTACTTATGCCCTTGATGGTCATCAAGAACGCATTGGCGATAGCATCTTCCTGTTTGCACCTTCCTGTGTTCAAGTTTCATCACAGTCTTCAGTATTGAACGAAGCACCTATGCCTCAGCCTCGCGTGGTACGTCCTACCGCAGCACCTGCTCCAGCATGGGCTTCTGAAGCGCCCGTTAGCCGTTTCGCTCAATAA